A region of Leifsonia xyli DNA encodes the following proteins:
- a CDS encoding GTP-binding protein YchF, whose amino-acid sequence MALTIGIVGLPNVGKSTLFNALTKNDALAANYPFATIEPNVGVVNLPDPRLDKLAELFHSERIVPAPVSFVDIAGIVKGASEGEGLGNKFLANIREADAIAQVVRGFSDADVVHVAGKTDPAGDMETINTELILADLQTLEKAEQRYEKEVKGRKLEPIVLETARAAIEYLNSGKPLSTSSIDLEPVRELGLLTAKPFIYVFNVDEDVLNDESRRAELAALVAPAQAVFLDAKLESELIDLDAADAAELLASTGQDESGLDQLARIGFDTLGLQTYLTAGPKESRAWTIPKGAKAPQAAGVIHTDFEKGFIKAEVISFDDLMDAGSIAEARSRGKARMEGKDYVMQDGDVVEFRFNV is encoded by the coding sequence GTGGCTCTCACTATCGGAATCGTCGGCCTGCCCAATGTGGGCAAGTCCACCCTGTTCAACGCGCTGACCAAGAACGACGCTCTGGCGGCGAACTACCCGTTCGCGACCATCGAGCCGAACGTCGGCGTGGTGAACCTCCCCGACCCGCGGCTCGACAAGCTGGCGGAGCTGTTCCACAGTGAGCGCATCGTCCCCGCGCCCGTGTCGTTCGTCGACATCGCCGGCATCGTGAAGGGCGCGAGCGAGGGCGAGGGCCTCGGCAACAAGTTCCTCGCGAACATCCGCGAGGCCGATGCGATCGCCCAGGTCGTGCGCGGCTTCAGCGACGCCGATGTGGTGCACGTCGCGGGAAAGACCGACCCTGCCGGCGACATGGAGACCATCAACACCGAGCTCATCCTCGCCGACCTGCAGACACTCGAGAAGGCGGAGCAGCGCTACGAGAAGGAGGTCAAGGGCCGCAAGCTCGAGCCGATCGTCCTCGAGACCGCCCGCGCCGCGATCGAGTACCTCAACTCGGGCAAGCCGCTCTCGACCTCCTCGATCGACCTCGAGCCGGTGCGCGAGCTGGGTCTGCTGACCGCGAAGCCGTTCATCTACGTCTTCAACGTGGACGAGGACGTCCTGAACGACGAGTCCCGCCGCGCCGAGCTGGCCGCGCTCGTCGCCCCCGCGCAGGCGGTCTTCCTCGACGCCAAGCTGGAGTCCGAGCTCATCGACCTCGACGCGGCCGACGCCGCCGAGCTCCTCGCCTCCACGGGCCAGGACGAGTCCGGCCTCGACCAGCTCGCCCGCATCGGCTTCGACACCCTGGGCCTGCAGACCTACCTCACCGCCGGCCCGAAGGAGTCGCGCGCCTGGACCATCCCCAAGGGCGCGAAGGCCCCGCAGGCGGCGGGCGTCATCCACACCGACTTCGAGAAGGGCTTCATCAAGGCCGAAGTCATCTCCTTCGACGACCTGATGGACGCCGGCAGCATCGCCGAGGCCCGCTCGCGCGGCAAGGCCCGCATGGAGGGCAAGGACTACGTCATGCAGGACGGCGACGTGGTCGAGTTCCGCTTCAACGTCTAG
- the glpX gene encoding fructose 1,6-bisphosphatase (type II fructose 1,6-bisphosphatae; in Escherichia coli this protein forms a dimer and binds manganese) codes for MTSTDSAPHFTHPDRNLAMELVRATEAAAIRATPWIGRGDKNAADGAAVDAMRKFLGTVNFDGVIVIGEGEKDNAPMLFNGEHVGNGRGPAVDIAVDPIDGTSLTAAGRQNALSVIAVSDRGSMLDASSVFRMNKIVTGPAGHGVVDLSQSIGDNIRALAKALGKPVNEIRVAVLDRPRHEGLIEEIRAAGAGTRLLLDGDVAGGINAARYESRIDMCVGVGGSPEGVITAAAVKALGGFMQGMLAPGDDEERARGIAAGLKMDTILTVDDLVQGDNTFFVATGVTDGGLVEGVRRKGPIIRTESIVLRSKSGTVRRVIADHLAEKWLEPDQL; via the coding sequence ATGACCAGCACCGACAGCGCTCCCCACTTCACGCATCCCGACCGGAACCTGGCCATGGAGTTGGTGCGCGCGACCGAGGCGGCGGCGATCCGGGCGACGCCGTGGATCGGGCGCGGCGACAAGAACGCGGCCGACGGTGCGGCGGTGGACGCGATGCGCAAGTTCCTGGGGACGGTCAACTTCGACGGCGTGATCGTGATCGGCGAGGGCGAGAAGGACAACGCGCCCATGCTGTTCAACGGCGAGCACGTCGGGAACGGCCGGGGGCCGGCGGTGGACATCGCGGTGGACCCGATCGACGGCACCTCGCTGACGGCCGCCGGACGTCAGAATGCGCTGTCGGTGATCGCGGTCTCTGATCGCGGGTCGATGCTGGACGCGTCGAGCGTGTTCCGGATGAACAAGATCGTGACCGGTCCGGCCGGGCACGGCGTGGTGGACCTGTCGCAGTCGATCGGGGACAACATCCGCGCGCTGGCGAAGGCGCTCGGCAAGCCGGTGAACGAGATCCGGGTCGCGGTGCTGGACCGGCCGCGGCACGAGGGGCTGATCGAGGAGATCCGCGCGGCGGGCGCGGGGACGCGGCTGCTGCTCGACGGGGACGTCGCGGGCGGCATCAACGCGGCCCGGTACGAGTCGCGCATCGACATGTGCGTCGGCGTCGGTGGGAGCCCGGAGGGCGTGATCACGGCGGCTGCGGTGAAGGCGCTGGGCGGCTTCATGCAGGGGATGCTCGCGCCCGGTGACGACGAGGAGCGGGCCCGGGGCATCGCCGCGGGGCTGAAGATGGACACCATCCTGACCGTCGACGATCTGGTGCAGGGCGACAACACGTTCTTCGTCGCGACCGGCGTGACCGATGGTGGTCTGGTCGAGGGCGTCCGGCGGAAGGGTCCGATCATCCGGACCGAGTCGATCGTGCTGCGCTCGAAGTCGGGCACCGTCCGCCGCGTGATCGCGGACCACCTCGCCGAGAAGTGGCTGGAGCCCGACCAGCTCTGA
- a CDS encoding phage tail protein yields the protein MPYVVDFVTVSTTGLESSPVAEALAGLRANEARYFRNKYDHEFTVGTAEEEADAVARVARVLKEERDIVIASPALEATRFEVDGVDWTYVFYESGLSINLLWTIEDGGKRAVGFKLSDGMEVPDELAAFKFARQRSKLAGTIRGSYFVVKGEY from the coding sequence ATGCCGTACGTCGTCGACTTCGTGACCGTGTCCACCACCGGCCTGGAGAGCTCTCCGGTCGCCGAGGCGCTCGCCGGGCTGCGGGCGAACGAGGCGCGGTACTTCCGCAACAAGTACGACCACGAGTTCACGGTCGGGACCGCCGAGGAGGAGGCGGACGCCGTCGCGCGGGTCGCCCGCGTCCTGAAGGAGGAGCGGGACATCGTCATCGCCTCGCCGGCGCTGGAGGCGACGCGGTTCGAGGTCGACGGGGTGGACTGGACGTACGTGTTCTACGAGTCCGGGCTGTCCATCAACCTGCTCTGGACCATCGAGGACGGCGGCAAGCGCGCGGTCGGGTTCAAGCTGTCCGACGGGATGGAGGTCCCCGACGAGCTCGCCGCGTTCAAGTTCGCGCGGCAGCGGTCGAAGCTCGCCGGGACGATCCGCGGCTCCTACTTCGTCGTCAAGGGCGAGTACTGA
- a CDS encoding DNA recombinase, which yields MDILALLLGLLIGLLVGAMGAGFAVAKLMRDRAAAGQGGAVVDPAVIAAQHQAEIAEIRAAEAAVQSEIRAAEAAVQAEIRADLAAAHSRVDAMQEQLRVAQQQYRETVERHRAEAEARAERERAESKVLQALAPVKESLSDMQRKVMELEAQRSQQHGQLTQQLRSAAESEERLRSTAEALASALRSNSTRGVWGETQLRSVVEAAGLLERVDFDVQSSIHSESGAGRPDMIVRLPGGKSIALDAKVPFNAYLEASQIPATATGTEAAQREALLKQHVKAVRDHITALGSKAYWTGLESSPELVIAFIPSESLVSSALEADPSIMEFAFGKRVALASPVTLWSVLKTVAFSWQQDVLTQEAKQLFDLSRTLYSRLATTAGHIEKLGRSLERTVKDYNGFVGSFERQVFPAARKLNALDETKVIGALEGIEEAPRELTAFELVSELEPRDMHGIDKLALEEKERAHADDDARESGVA from the coding sequence ATGGACATTCTCGCCCTGCTCCTCGGTCTTCTGATCGGTCTCCTCGTCGGCGCGATGGGCGCGGGCTTCGCCGTCGCGAAGCTCATGCGAGATCGTGCCGCCGCGGGTCAGGGCGGCGCCGTCGTCGACCCCGCCGTGATCGCGGCCCAGCATCAGGCCGAGATCGCCGAGATCCGGGCGGCGGAGGCTGCGGTGCAGTCCGAGATCCGCGCCGCCGAGGCCGCGGTCCAGGCCGAGATCCGTGCGGACCTCGCCGCCGCGCACAGCCGAGTGGATGCCATGCAGGAGCAGCTCCGCGTGGCACAGCAGCAGTACCGCGAGACCGTCGAGCGCCACCGGGCCGAGGCCGAGGCGCGGGCGGAGCGCGAGCGCGCCGAGAGCAAGGTGCTGCAGGCGCTCGCCCCGGTCAAGGAGAGCCTGAGCGACATGCAGCGCAAGGTCATGGAGCTGGAGGCGCAGCGCAGCCAGCAGCACGGTCAGCTCACTCAGCAGCTGCGGTCGGCGGCCGAATCCGAGGAGCGGCTGCGCAGCACCGCCGAGGCGCTGGCGTCGGCGCTGCGGTCCAACAGCACCCGCGGGGTGTGGGGCGAGACGCAGCTGCGCAGCGTGGTCGAGGCCGCGGGCCTGCTGGAGCGGGTCGACTTCGACGTGCAGTCGAGCATCCACTCGGAGTCGGGCGCGGGCCGGCCGGACATGATCGTGCGGCTGCCCGGCGGCAAGAGCATCGCGCTCGACGCGAAGGTGCCGTTCAACGCGTACCTCGAGGCGAGCCAGATCCCGGCGACCGCGACCGGCACGGAGGCCGCGCAGCGGGAGGCGCTGCTCAAGCAGCACGTGAAGGCGGTCCGCGACCACATCACGGCGCTCGGCAGCAAGGCGTACTGGACCGGCCTGGAGTCGTCGCCCGAGCTCGTGATCGCGTTCATCCCGAGCGAGTCGCTGGTGTCGTCGGCGCTCGAAGCCGACCCGTCGATCATGGAGTTCGCGTTCGGCAAGCGGGTCGCGCTCGCGTCGCCCGTGACGCTGTGGTCGGTGCTGAAGACCGTCGCGTTCAGCTGGCAGCAGGATGTGCTGACCCAGGAGGCGAAGCAGCTGTTCGACCTGAGCCGCACCCTCTACAGCCGGCTCGCGACCACGGCCGGCCACATCGAGAAGCTGGGCCGGTCGCTGGAGCGGACCGTCAAGGACTACAACGGGTTCGTCGGCTCGTTCGAGCGTCAGGTGTTCCCCGCCGCGCGCAAGCTCAACGCGCTCGACGAGACGAAGGTCATCGGCGCCCTCGAAGGCATCGAGGAGGCGCCGCGCGAGCTCACCGCCTTCGAGCTGGTCAGCGAACTCGAGCCGCGCGACATGCACGGGATCGACAAGCTCGCCCTCGAGGAGAAGGAGCGGGCGCACGCCGACGACGACGCCCGCGAATCCGGAGTCGCGTAA
- a CDS encoding DNA polymerase III subunit epsilon → MTLDFTAIDFETANSSPASACSVGLVKVRDGKVVDRAGWFIRPPLGHDHFQEWNIRIHGIYPEQVADAAGWVDQLADLVEFAEDDHLVAHNAGFDMGVIRAACAATFVACPEYAYLCSLQVARRTYSLESYRLPVAAMAAGFEGFNHHDALADAEACAAIVIHAAKRHEAATIADLSELTGARLGRIGVPVAA, encoded by the coding sequence GTGACCCTGGACTTCACCGCCATCGACTTCGAGACCGCCAACTCCTCCCCCGCGTCGGCCTGCTCGGTCGGCCTGGTGAAGGTCCGGGACGGCAAGGTGGTCGATCGCGCCGGCTGGTTCATCCGGCCGCCGCTGGGGCACGACCACTTCCAGGAGTGGAACATCCGCATCCACGGCATCTACCCCGAGCAGGTGGCCGACGCGGCGGGCTGGGTGGACCAGCTGGCCGACCTGGTCGAGTTCGCAGAGGACGACCACCTGGTCGCCCACAACGCCGGCTTCGACATGGGCGTGATCCGCGCGGCCTGCGCGGCGACGTTCGTCGCGTGCCCCGAGTACGCGTACCTCTGCAGCCTCCAGGTCGCCCGCCGGACGTACTCGCTCGAGTCGTACCGCCTGCCGGTCGCGGCGATGGCGGCCGGGTTCGAGGGCTTCAACCACCACGACGCGCTCGCGGACGCGGAGGCGTGCGCCGCCATCGTCATCCACGCGGCGAAGCGGCACGAGGCCGCCACGATCGCGGACCTCTCGGAGCTCACCGGGGCGCGCCTCGGCCGCATAGGCGTCCCCGTCGCCGCCTGA
- a CDS encoding SAM-dependent methyltransferase — MRSRQQRDLHAASFDRAADVYDAARPSYPADAVSWLLDGTDDPVVDLGAGTGKLTAALIDRGREVVAVDPSPEMLRVLRERLPDVAAHEGTGERLPLPDASAGVVLVAQAWHWMDAERAIPEVARVLRPGGRLGLVWNERDESFGWVRELGELMDAGSAAFDDEADPVLAPPFGPLEKHETRWVQALDHEGLLDLARSRSYFITKDPDAQAAVIESLRRLMREHPDLAGRDTFELPYVTRSYRATRFD, encoded by the coding sequence ATGCGATCCCGTCAGCAGCGCGACCTCCACGCGGCCTCCTTCGACCGGGCGGCCGACGTCTACGACGCAGCGCGCCCGTCCTACCCGGCGGACGCCGTGAGCTGGTTGCTCGACGGCACCGACGATCCGGTCGTCGACCTCGGCGCGGGCACGGGCAAGCTCACGGCGGCGCTCATCGACCGCGGCCGCGAGGTCGTCGCCGTCGACCCGTCGCCGGAGATGCTGCGTGTGCTGCGCGAGCGCCTCCCGGACGTCGCGGCGCACGAGGGGACCGGCGAACGACTCCCGCTCCCGGACGCCTCCGCCGGCGTCGTCCTCGTCGCCCAGGCCTGGCACTGGATGGATGCGGAGCGCGCCATCCCGGAGGTCGCCCGGGTGCTGCGTCCCGGCGGACGCCTCGGCCTGGTCTGGAACGAGCGCGACGAGAGCTTCGGCTGGGTGCGCGAGCTGGGGGAGTTGATGGATGCGGGATCCGCCGCGTTCGACGACGAGGCCGATCCGGTGCTCGCGCCGCCCTTCGGTCCGTTGGAGAAGCACGAGACCCGCTGGGTGCAGGCGCTCGACCATGAGGGCCTCCTCGACCTCGCGAGGTCACGCAGCTACTTCATCACGAAGGATCCGGACGCCCAGGCCGCCGTCATCGAGTCGCTGCGGCGGCTCATGCGCGAGCATCCCGACCTCGCCGGACGCGACACGTTCGAGCTGCCGTACGTGACCCGCTCCTACCGCGCCACCCGGTTCGACTGA
- a CDS encoding peptidase S16: protein MAASPMFPLGSVLFPFVPIPLRVFEPRYLTMVGRLLDEDEPEFGVVLIERGSEAGGGDQRASVGTMARLVGATARADDLLIVGVGTRRFTVDRWVDEDPYPRAELSTLPDLEWSEALEPLRVEAEAVVRRVIARVSESQSDSDIELSDDPVAAAWQLAAIAPLGEYDRYTLLRSTSIGGLLRQTIDLTLEAEELWAAE, encoded by the coding sequence ATGGCCGCCTCACCGATGTTCCCGCTCGGGTCCGTGCTGTTCCCCTTCGTGCCCATCCCGTTGCGCGTGTTCGAGCCGCGGTATCTCACCATGGTCGGGCGACTGCTCGACGAGGACGAACCGGAGTTCGGCGTCGTCCTGATCGAGCGCGGATCCGAGGCCGGGGGCGGCGACCAGCGCGCGTCGGTGGGGACGATGGCGCGTCTGGTGGGCGCCACCGCGCGCGCCGACGACCTCCTCATCGTCGGCGTAGGGACCCGCCGGTTCACGGTCGACCGCTGGGTGGACGAGGACCCGTATCCCCGAGCCGAGCTCTCCACGCTGCCGGACCTGGAGTGGTCCGAGGCGCTCGAACCCCTGCGGGTCGAGGCCGAAGCGGTGGTCCGCCGCGTGATCGCCCGCGTCTCGGAGTCGCAGTCGGACTCCGATATCGAGCTGTCCGATGATCCCGTCGCAGCCGCGTGGCAACTCGCGGCGATCGCACCGCTGGGCGAGTACGACAGGTACACCCTGCTGAGGTCGACCTCGATCGGGGGCCTGCTGCGTCAGACGATCGACCTGACCCTTGAAGCCGAGGAGCTGTGGGCGGCCGAGTGA